The DNA segment TCGAAGAGCTGCCGGGCGGCGCCAACGTGGTGATTCCGAACGATGCCACCAACGGCGGCCGCGCGCTGTTGTTGCTGGCCAAGGCCGGCGTGATCACTTTGAAGGATCCGACCAACATTCTGTCGACCATCAAAGACATCGCCGAAAACCCCAAAGACCTGAAATTCCGTGAACTGGAAGCCGCGACCATCCCGCGTGTGCTGACTCAGGTCGATCTCGCGCTGATCAACACCAATTACGCGCTGGAAGCCAAGCTCGATCCGTCCAAGGATGCGCTGGTGATCGAAGGCAACGACTCGCCGTACGTGAACATCCTCGTCTCCCGCGCGGACAACAAGGACGGCGACGCGATGAAGAAACTGGCGGCTGCGCTGCACAGTCCGGAGGTGAAGCAGTTCATCACCGAGAAGTACAAGGGCGCGGTGCTGCCGGCGTTTTGATTTCGGTTGCTGCAATAAAAAAGGGGACGCCATGAGCGTCCTCTTTTTTTGTGTTTGGTGTTTCGCTTTGGAACTGTTTTGAATTCAACCCTCACCCCCGCCCTCTCCCGCAGGGAGAGGGAGCCGACCGAGGTGTCTTGCGTCATACATCGACCTGGAAGATCGGGTCGATTATGGATTCAGCACGGGCTTTACAGGTCAGCATAACTCCTGAATATCCCCCAATCAGTCCCCTCTCCCTTTGGGAGAGGGTTAGGGTGAGGGGCTTTTGATCCTGGGCGATTAATTGCCGTTGAGCATCACCGGCAACTGCGCAACCAGCTTGGCATTGTTCAACGGCGCCCGGATAAACCCGCGCTGCTTGCCGTCCGGGCCGATCACCGCCAGGTTGCCGCTGTGATCCACCGTGTAATTGGGCTTGCTGGTGTCGGCCGGAATAAACGGAATGCTCACCGCATTGGCAACCTTCTGCAGCTCCTCGATCGATGCCGGCGTCAGGCCAATGAACTGCGGATCGAAATACCCCAGGTACTGCTTCAACTGTTTTGGCGTATCGCGGTTCGGGTCAACGCTGACCAGCACGATCTGCAGCTTGTCCACCGCATCCTTGGGCAATTCGCTCTTGATCTGGCGCAGTTGCGCAAGCGTGGTCGGGCAGATGTCCGGGCAGAAGGTGTAGCCGAAAAACAACAGGCTCCATTTGCCCTGCAGTTCATTGATGGCCAGCGGTTTGCCGTCCTGATCGGTCATGGTCACATCCGGCAGGGTGCGGCTTTGCGGCAGCAGAATGATTCCGGCGTCGATCAGCGCGGTCGGGTCGCCCTGGCCTTTGCCGCTCAGCACCTTGTTGACGGTCAGGCCCAGGATCAGCGCGATCACGGCGACGAGGATGAAAACGGTTTTCTGGGTTCGGGTCATAGGTTCAACAGTAAGTAGTGGTCTACGAGCAGGGCGATGAACAACAGGAACAAGTACCAAATAGAGTACTTGAAGGTGTTGATCGCCGCGTGCGGCCGAGTGCCACGGTACAGCACCACGGCCCATTGCAGAAACCTCGCGCCCAACGCCAGCGCACAGACCAGATACAGCACGCCGCTCATGTGAATCACGTACGGCAACAGACTCACCGCCAGCAGCGCGAAGGTGTACAGCAGAATGTGCACTTTGGTGTAGTGCTCCCCGTGCGTCACCGGCAGCATTGGAATGTCGGCCTTGGCGTATTCCTCTTTGCGGTGGATGGCCAGCGCCCAGAAATGCGGCGGCGTCCAGGCGAAGATGATCAACACCAGCAGCAGCGGTTCGGCGCTGACGTGACCGGTGGCGGCGGTCCAGCCGAGCAATGGCGGTGCGGCGCCGGCGAGGCCGCCGATGACGATATTTTGCGGCGTCGCGCGTTTGAGGAAACCGGTGTAAACCACCGCGTAACCAAGCAACGAGGCGAGGGTCAGCCACGCCGTCAGCGGGTTGGTGAAGGCCAGCAACAAGGCCTGACCGAGCAGCGCCAGCACCAGCGCAAACGTCAGCGCTGCCACAGGCGAAACCCGGCCCTCTGCCAATGGGCGCTTGTGCGTACGCGCCATCACCGCATCGATGCGCCGGTCCACGACATGATTGACCGCCGCCGCGCCGCCCGCGCACAGCGCGATACCGAGATTGCCAAACACCAGCACCGTCCACGGCACGCCCGCGCGGGTGGCGAGGAACATGCCGACCAGCGAGGTGATCAGCATCAGCACCACGACTTTCGGCTTGGTCAGCTCCAGATAATCGCGCCACAGCGCTTGCGTCGGACGTTCGCCGATCAGACTCGCCATGGCGTTCCTCCTTTCAGTGCAATGGGCGCGACGGCGTGTTTACGCGGGCTGAGGTGCCAGCGTGCGAGCGCCGGTCGGGTGACCCGGACGAGGCGGGTGCGTGCGTGATAATTGACCAGCACCATGCTCAGCAACAGCGCCGCGCCACCGATGTTGTGCGCGACCGCGACTGCCAGCGGCAGATGGAACAGCACGTTGCTGATACCGAGGCTGATTTGCGCGGCGAGGGCCACCAGCACCAGCCCGGCCAGACGCGTCATGCCCACTACTTTCAACTGCCAGGCCAGCCCGAGCAGCACGACCGTCACCAGCAGCGCGCCGATGCGATGGGTCAGGTGAATCGCGGTGCGCGCATCACTGTCGAGTTGCCCGCCGAGGTAGTTCGGCCCGATGTGCTGGGTCAGGTGAAAGCCATTGGCGAAATCCGCCGGCGGCAGCCATTGCCCATGGCAGGTCGGGAAGTCGATGCACGCCACCGCGGCGTAGTTGGAGCTGACCCAGCCGCCGAGAGCAATCTGCCCGATGACCAGCAACAACCCGGCCGTGGCCCAATATTGCAAACGCCTGGGCACGGTCAGCGCCGGCAGTACGCCGGACAAGCGCAGCGTCAGCAGAAACAGCAGGCTCAAGGTCGCGAAGCCGCCGAGCAAATGCCCGGTGACCACCTGCGGCCAGAGCTTGAGCGTCACCGTCCACATGCCGAACGCCGCTTGCGCAAACACCACCGCCAGCAGAAACAGCGGCAGCTTCAACGGCAGCCCCGGATGGCGGCGATTGACCCAGGCGCGGCCGGCCAAAACGGCAATCAGCAAACCGAGGGTGCCGGCGAAATAACGGTGAATCATCTCGTTCCAGCCCTTGTGCGCTTCCACCGGCGAGTCCGGGTAATGCAGTTCGGCATGGGCCAGTTGCGCCTCGCTTTTCGGCACGCTGATAAACCCGTAGCAACCCGGCCAGTCGGGGCAGCCGAGGCCGGCGTGAGTCAGGCGCGTGTAGGCGCCAAGCAGCACGACAATCAGCGCCAGCAGGGTGGCAAACAGCGCGAGGCGAAATCCAGGTTTGGCCATGACGATGCCCTTATCCGATGTTGGACAGTTTCAGCAGATGCCGCAGGTCGTTGAGCAGATCCTTGCCTTTCACGTTCGGCTCGTAGCGCAGCACCAGATTGCCGTGCGGGTCGATGATCCACAGTTGTGGCGTGGCTTTATCGCCGGTGGTCTTGCTGAAGGCGGCAGCGTCCAGCGGATAGCGCTGCAGTTGCGGATACTCGCGTGTGAGCTTGGCCTCGTAGTCAGCGCTCAGCGGTTGCGCCGCGGCGAGGGCATGGCTGGCGCGCCCGGCTTCGCGACCGAGACCGATCTGGATCTGCCGCGCCAGATACACCAGTTGCTGGCAATCCACCGCACACGCGGTTGGCGCGGTCACCAGCAATTGCCAGCGCTCCTCGTCCGCCTGCACGCCGAGGTCGGCTCGGGTCTGGCCGTTGCCGATCAGTTCGCCGTGATAGCTGCGGCCCTCGGGTACCCAGAACTGCAATTTGTACATGCCGGTGGCGAGGATCATCGGCCCGACCACGCCGAGCACAATCAACAGCAGCTGGATGCGTCCGCGACGGCGGCTGACGGCAGGTTTGGCTTCAGACATGCTGGGTGGATTCATGGCCGTTCCCATGGTGCTTCTCCTTTGCGTTGTGCAAGCCCAAATAAACGTAGAGACCGAGCAGGGCGGTCGCCATGGCGAACCACTGCACGGCATAGCCGAGGTGTTTTTCCGGGCCCATCGCGACTACCGGCCAATCGGTCTGATAGCTGGCCGGGCCGGGTTCGGCGCGCACTTCATAGGCGAAACCGTCGCGCTCAAGGGCTTGCCAGAGCTTGCCCGGCTCGACGGCGGTGACGGTTTGCGGCCAGGTGCGGCTGACCGGATCGGCATGCAATTGGAACGTCGCGCCGGGGGCGACGTAGACCCAGGCGTCGAGCGTCAGCGCATCAGTAGGCGTGGAGAACTGCGGCGCGACACGGCGATCCGGCCACGGCAGCCAGCCGCGATTGACCAGCAGCCACAACCCGCTGCGCTGATCCTGAAACGGTTGCAGCAACTCGACGCCAACCTTGCCGCCACGCTGGCGGTTATCGAGCAACAAGCTGTGCGCGGCATCGAATTGGCCGTGCAGACGCACGCGGCGATAAGCCGGATCGGCGCTGGTTGCGAGTTCGCTGCTGGCCATCGGTTCGGCCGCACGGCGCTCGGCATAGCTGGCCAGCAGCGCGGTTTTCTCCGCGCCGCGGCCCAGTTGCCAAAAGCCCAGCGCGATCATCAGCGGCAGCAACAACGCGACCACTACGGTCGGTATCACCCCCGGCCGGAAGCGCTTCATGGCCGCGCCACAAAGTCAGTCGTCGCGCTCGCTATACTCAACTGCATCGCCTGTCCCCCGGAGTTCTTCCCATGCTCAAAGCAGCGATCGTCCTGATGCTGATTGCCACGGTGATCAGCCTGTTCAGCGGCCTGTTTTTCCTGGTCAAGGACGACAGCAGCTCCAATCGCCTGGTCATCGCCTTGAGTGTTCGGGTGGCCTTGGCCGCCGTCACCGTCGGCCTGATCGCCTGGGGTTTCTACAGCGGCCAACTGGTATCCCACGTGCCGTGGTAGCTGCTAGCTTCAAGCGGCAAGCTACAAGTTAAGAGCCATCCCGCTTTGACTTGAGGCTTGCAGCTAGCAACTTGCAGCTGCTGTCAAAGCACATAGACGAAGAAGAACAAGCCGATCCACACCACGTCGACGAAGTGCCAATACCAGCTTGCGGCTTCGAAGCCGAACTGGTGCTCGTTGTCGAAATGGCCCTTCATGATCCGCATCAGCATCACGAACAGGATGATCGTGCCGATGGTCACGTGGGCGCCGTGGAACCCGGTGAGCATGAAGAACGTCGCACCGTAGATGCCCGAACCGAGGGTAAGTCCCAGCTCCT comes from the Pseudomonas granadensis genome and includes:
- a CDS encoding MetQ/NlpA family ABC transporter substrate-binding protein; translation: MKKLIAAFAAVAAFSAQAETLTVAATPVPHAEILEFVKPALAKEGVDLKVKVFTDYIQPNVQVAEKRLDANFFQHQPYLDEFNKAKGTSLVAVTGVHLEPLGAYSSKYKKIEELPGGANVVIPNDATNGGRALLLLAKAGVITLKDPTNILSTIKDIAENPKDLKFRELEAATIPRVLTQVDLALINTNYALEAKLDPSKDALVIEGNDSPYVNILVSRADNKDGDAMKKLAAALHSPEVKQFITEKYKGAVLPAF
- a CDS encoding SCO family protein; translation: MTRTQKTVFILVAVIALILGLTVNKVLSGKGQGDPTALIDAGIILLPQSRTLPDVTMTDQDGKPLAINELQGKWSLLFFGYTFCPDICPTTLAQLRQIKSELPKDAVDKLQIVLVSVDPNRDTPKQLKQYLGYFDPQFIGLTPASIEELQKVANAVSIPFIPADTSKPNYTVDHSGNLAVIGPDGKQRGFIRAPLNNAKLVAQLPVMLNGN
- the cyoE gene encoding heme o synthase, with translation MASLIGERPTQALWRDYLELTKPKVVVLMLITSLVGMFLATRAGVPWTVLVFGNLGIALCAGGAAAVNHVVDRRIDAVMARTHKRPLAEGRVSPVAALTFALVLALLGQALLLAFTNPLTAWLTLASLLGYAVVYTGFLKRATPQNIVIGGLAGAAPPLLGWTAATGHVSAEPLLLVLIIFAWTPPHFWALAIHRKEEYAKADIPMLPVTHGEHYTKVHILLYTFALLAVSLLPYVIHMSGVLYLVCALALGARFLQWAVVLYRGTRPHAAINTFKYSIWYLFLLFIALLVDHYLLLNL
- a CDS encoding SURF1 family protein, giving the protein MKRFRPGVIPTVVVALLLPLMIALGFWQLGRGAEKTALLASYAERRAAEPMASSELATSADPAYRRVRLHGQFDAAHSLLLDNRQRGGKVGVELLQPFQDQRSGLWLLVNRGWLPWPDRRVAPQFSTPTDALTLDAWVYVAPGATFQLHADPVSRTWPQTVTAVEPGKLWQALERDGFAYEVRAEPGPASYQTDWPVVAMGPEKHLGYAVQWFAMATALLGLYVYLGLHNAKEKHHGNGHESTQHV
- a CDS encoding COX15/CtaA family protein, translating into MAKPGFRLALFATLLALIVVLLGAYTRLTHAGLGCPDWPGCYGFISVPKSEAQLAHAELHYPDSPVEAHKGWNEMIHRYFAGTLGLLIAVLAGRAWVNRRHPGLPLKLPLFLLAVVFAQAAFGMWTVTLKLWPQVVTGHLLGGFATLSLLFLLTLRLSGVLPALTVPRRLQYWATAGLLLVIGQIALGGWVSSNYAAVACIDFPTCHGQWLPPADFANGFHLTQHIGPNYLGGQLDSDARTAIHLTHRIGALLVTVVLLGLAWQLKVVGMTRLAGLVLVALAAQISLGISNVLFHLPLAVAVAHNIGGAALLLSMVLVNYHARTRLVRVTRPALARWHLSPRKHAVAPIALKGGTPWRV
- a CDS encoding twin transmembrane helix small protein encodes the protein MLKAAIVLMLIATVISLFSGLFFLVKDDSSSNRLVIALSVRVALAAVTVGLIAWGFYSGQLVSHVPW